The nucleotide window TGCTGGGTGCGTTACTGCCCGGTGCTGCTGCACGTGGCTACTGCAGAGCCCACGTGGGCTGGCGAGCAGGGGGTCACCAGCCACGCTGGCTGGGAGGGATGGGAAGCATTCGAGATGGGGAAAGGCTTTTGGGGCTCGCACCCCTGACCCAAACAGGCTGGTAACTTGTGGGGAGCCCTGATGGCTGTGGGGTGCTCAGGTgccagtgctgggctctgcagctgccccccggccccataaCACCCCCGGTACCGAGCAGAAACACGGCAGACCCCggtggcacagcccctgccctgccacagGAGGAAGCTGAGTGCCTGCAGGATGCTGCACGTGGGCTGGGAAGGATGGGGCCATGCTGGGGCAGCGTGTGGGGCTGAACTAGCTGGCACCATGGGGGGAAAGACACAAGGACAAGGCGTGCCGGGACCCGGCCGCCACATCTTGTTTTCCCAGGGGAAGCCGCTCCGCTCGCCGCCAGCCCTGCCCGGAGCCGAGGCCAAGACCCAGCAGAGACACGGTGCCGTTGGCCGCCCAGTAGTCGGTGTAGGATCTGTGCGACCATCCCACTAACAGCTACATCTGATTACTGGGTCACCAACGGGCCGGCACCACCGCACCTGCCCTGGGCGGCGACGGGACAATGGGGACTGATGGGGGGCTTGGGGTGGGCATGGATGCTGACTGGTGCCACGGTGCTTTGGGGCTCAGCAGTGCAAACACGGGGGCTTCACACTGGGCAGAGAATAAATAAACGTTCAGGGCGTGTTAATTCCTTCTCCACACGGTTATTGGGGcgagagcccccccccccacacacacacacgggcaCTGAGGGGGGCGCCCGCCCCTGCAGCGCCTCACAGCGCTCAGCGGGGCGGGGCGCTGCGCATGCGCAGTGTCAGGCGGAGCgggaagatggcggcggcgggcggaggtgggcggcggggcgcggggcgggcgcgttgccatggcaacggcggggccggggggcgagGGTGAGGCCTGGTCCGGCCCGGTtaggcccggcccggcccgtgACGGTGCCGGGGCTGCGTTGTGTGCCCGCAGGCCGGCCGGAGGACGCGTTCACCGTGCTGGAGCTGTCCGAGTACGCCAAGAGCCGGCCGTGGTGGCGCAGGGTGTTCGCGCCCAGCTCGGGGTCGAGCGCCGAGAAGTACAACGTGGCCACGCAGCTCGTCATCGGCGGCCTCACCGGCTGGTGAGCGGCACCGGGGGGCGGCAGGCGGCGGGGGGACCCTCCCGGGGCCGGCCCCAGCCTCGGGCTGGTTGCCTACAcgcagggctgagcagggccGGGGCGCTGGCGGCTGCTGTGGTGCCCTTCGTAACGCACGGCCCTGCTGGGGCCGCTCCTGCCTGCTTAAAAAAGGAATAAGGGGTAAAAGTGCTGCTTGTTCGGGCCGCAGAGGAGCTACCCCTGTGCTCTGCCTCCCGTGCTCCCTCCTGGAGTAACGTTGTTTGTGCTGCCCAGTCTCCTCCTGGAGGTGATCCCTGTTAAAGGTTCCCCACCAAAATCGCGTGCTGATTTTGGTTAAACCACGTGTTTCCGACTGTGCTTTTGGGAGATCACGATGTTGAAGAGATAAGAATCAAAGCTGTGAAAGCCTGAGATGCTGTGGTGAGAAGTAGAGAGCTGCAAAGTGCCACATCTGGCCAGGCACAaattctcctcctttttctctgcttgccTGTGGCCTTCTGCTGTCAGCCCGCCTGGCTGCAGGCCTCGAGCAATCAGCACGGAAGGCAGGCCTGTCGGTAGGATGGGATGTGTGATGTGCATGTGTTTGGTGTCGCATTCTCCTCACTGGATCCTGGTTGATTTGCAGGTGCACTGGATTCATCTTCCAGAAGGTTGGAAAGCTGGCAGCAACAGCTGTGGGAGGAggctttttcctgcttcagGTGTGTATGAAGAGCGGGCCAGGCTTTGTGAGAACGCTGTTGGTGGGGAGCAGGGGTTGTCTTAGTGCTCC belongs to Anas acuta chromosome 13, bAnaAcu1.1, whole genome shotgun sequence and includes:
- the FUNDC2 gene encoding FUN14 domain-containing protein 2, which produces MRSVRRSGKMAAAGGGRPEDAFTVLELSEYAKSRPWWRRVFAPSSGSSAEKYNVATQLVIGGLTGWCTGFIFQKVGKLAATAVGGGFFLLQIANHTGYIKVDWKLVERDVNKAKQQLKFHSSGNKMSPEVKSRVDEVIIFLKKNVILTGGFAGGFLLGMAS